A segment of the Acidimicrobiia bacterium genome:
CCGCTCGAGGTCGTACGCGCCGTGGTCGACGAACTGCATGGCTTCCGCGATCACCCGGTGACCGGCCTCCTCCGCGATCAGCCGGTGCATCTCCTGTGCGACCCGCCGGTACGCGGGGTGACCCTGCGGTGAGCTGCGCAGCTCGAGGAGATGGAACGCCTCGCGCGCGTTCATCTGCATCACGAACCGGATCCGGTACGCGAGTGACACCGCGTACGGCGCGTGCTCGGGGAAGTGCGGTGCGAGCGCGTCGTACAGCGTCGCGCTGCGTTGCATCGCGTCGTCGAAGTGATCGACGACGCCGGCTTCGTGCACCGCGTCCGGCACCTCGTACCCGTGCTGTGGTGTGAGCGGCTGCCACTCGATCGTCAGCATGCGGTGTCGTTGCAGGTCGCGGAACGCGCCGTAGTCCGACAGCACGTCGAAGCGGTACGACGTCCGCTCGAACGCGCGTCCCGGCTTGTGCCTGCGGTTCGTCCGCTCCCCCACCGCCGCGCGCATGATCGCGAGCTTGTCCTCCGCGCCGAGCCTCCGGACGCGTGCGAGCACCTGGTCCTCGGGGAGGTTCGTGTACGGGTAGCAGATCGCGGCGAGCACCTTGTCCTCGCCGTCGGGATCGAAGTCCGTGAGGGTCACCGCCGGGCGCGGCTCCGGCGGCTCGGCGCCGAAGATCCGGTACGCGACGTCGGCCGCGTCGACCCGCACGTCCTCGAGGTACCGGCTCCACGCCACGCCGCGTTCGGGGCGGTCGACGCGGCTCAGGAACGACGGGATCACCTTGCGCAGCTCGTGCAGCATCATGTCCGCGTAGCTGCGGGCCTCGGGGAGCGGGTGCGCGCGCATCCGGAGGAGCAGTGCCTCGAACGCCTGGCCCGTGCCGTAGATGCCGACGTTGGAGAGCGTCGCCGCGGGGAGGATCCCGCGGATCGCGTCGCAGGCCTTCGCCTTGATCGTCTGCTTGTAGACGAAGTCGGAGTCGCCGGGTTCCTTCGGGTAGCGGTCGCGCGCCCACTCGAGCATGACGGGCAACAGCGAGCGGTACGTGTCGAAGAAGCCGTCCATGTCGGCGACGTAGCGCGCGCCGACTGCGGAGCTGGTGATGGCCGGGTCGCGCCAGTAGCGGTAGCGGCCGCCGAGCCGGACGTCGTAGGGGATGTAGCGCGTCGACTGCTCGAGGTACGCCATGAGCCGGCCCCACTCGAGCACCTTCGTCAGGAGGTTCGACGCCTGCTCGCACGCGAGGTGCACGCCGCCGAGCTGCGCGACCGAGTCGTCGCCGTACTCGACGAAGACGCGCTCGTACAGCTCCTCGGCGCGGCGGAGCCCGATCGTGGCGTCGACGGTCAGATCACCGGTGAGGTCCAGGTTGCCGACGAACTCGTCGAGGAACAGGCGGCGGAGGCTCTTCGAGCTCCGGGAGTACCTCGCGAAGAGTGCGCCCTTGACCACCTCCGGGAGGTTGACCAGCGCGAACACCGGACCCCGGAGGTTCGAGAAGTACGGCCGGAGGATCGCCGCCTCGTCCTCGCTGAACTCCTCGTCGACGTACAGCATGGACTGCCGAGCGTACCGGGAGGGGTTGCCCGCGATGGCGGATGATCGCGCCTCGCCTACAGGAGGAGCCTCAGGCTCGCTGGTCTCACCTCGACCGTGAGCGTGAGCGTTCGTCCTGACCGGTGGCCGTCGATCTCCACCGGGAGCGCACGTCCCGCGGTGACCACGACCCGCTTCCCGGTGACCTGCGTGATCCGCGGATGCGGGACGTGCGTGCCGGTCGCGAGCCGGCGGCGCATGCCGGCACGCTCCCCGGGCGTGAGCGCGTACACCTGTACCTCGAAGCGCCCGTCGCCCGGATGCCCGCGCGGAACGGCATCGAGGCCTCCGAGGAACTGGCCGTTCGCGACGACGACGGCCGTCGCGCGGCCCGTGAAGCGGTCACGACCGTCGACCTCGACACGGACGCTCGCCGCTCGCGACCACGCGCGCACGCGATCCGGCCGGGTGCCGAGCACGACTGCGTTGACGGCATCGCGCGCGCCGTCGACGCGCAGGACGTCGAGCGCGACTTCGATGCCGGCGTCTGAAGACCCCGTCAACCCCAACGCGCGCGCGATCTCCGACGCTTCGGACGGCACCAAACGCACGAGCGCGCCCGGCGCGTCGCGCAGCGTCGCGGCGAGGGTGGCGTCGTCGCCGTGCACGGTGACGTCCGGCGACGCGTCGGTGCGCGCGCCCCACGGCTCGCCCTTCCGGATCACGTGCTCACGCGACGACGCTCGACGCCGCGACGACGCCGCGGAAGCACGCGTCGGCCGCCGACGCCGCGGCCGCGCGCACGTGCGGGTCGGCCGCGACCTCCGACACCTGTCGCAGGAGGTCGATGCACTGCTTCACCTGGCGCACGAAGTCCCCGCCCGTCAGCTCGTCGTCGAGGACGTCGGCCAGCTCCTCGCCGGCGACCCATCCGTGCACGACGGGCGCGAACCCCGGATCGGGTGGCCGGGTCTCGGGAAGGCCCGCGTCGTCCTCGTCGCCCGCGAGGTCGCGTGCGAGGCGCTCGAGCTCGCGCCACCGGCGCGACAGGCGGGACGTCGGCCAGCGCGGCAACGCGGTCCGGCCCGCCTCGGGCCCGCGTCGTTCGTAGGTGAAGCACGACGCGAGCGCGGCCGTCTCGGGGCCGTCGAGATCGTCGAACAAGCCGTTCTCGAGCGCCTCGGCGACGAGGAGGTCGGCCTCCGTGTAGAGACGCGCGAGCTGGCGTCCGGCGTCCGTCAACGACCAGCCCTCGACGTAGCCGCGTGCCTCGAGCACGCGCAGCACGCGGTCGAACTGGCGCGCCAGCGTGTCGCTGCGGCCGCGGATCCTCCGCTCGAGACGTTCGATGTCGCGCTGCAGCCGGTCGACGCCCGCGAGCGCTCGCGTACGGCCGACGGCACCGCGGTCGCGCGCACGGTCGCTGCGCCCGTCGTCGTCGCGCGGTCGTGGCTGTGGCGCGCGCAACCGGACGCGCCGCAGCGCGTCCGCCGCCTCGCGACGGAACCCCGGGCTCTTCGGCGCGTACGGGCGCGGCAGCTCGATGCTCGCGAGCGCTACGGGTGGCTCGTGGAAGTCGCGCGGTCGCAGTTGCACCAGGTCGCGGCTCGCGGTCAGCGCGAGGACCTGGTCGCCACGGGCGCGCGCGTGCCGGAGGACGACGACGCGCCCGCCGCGCTTGCCGACCAGGAGCACGTCGCCGGGACGAAGGCGCCCGAGCCGCTCCGCGATGCGGCTGCGTCCGTCGTCGCGACGCTCGAGGTCGGCACGCTCGCTCGCGCGCCGGTACGCGTCGACGTCGCCGGCGTCGATCCCCCCGGTCGCGAGCTGGCGCGCGAGGAGCTCCCGGTCACGCTCGAGGCGCCGCTCGAGCGTCACGGTGTCGCGGTCGGTGCGGTACTGCGCGAACGACAGGTTCAGGAGGTGGTGCGCGACGTCGCGCGGGTACCGGTGCACGAGGTTGACCGCCATGTTGTACGTCGGTCGGAACGACGAGGTGAGCGCGTACGTCCGGCGCGACGCGAGCCCCGCGACCTGGTCGAAGGGCACGAACGGGCTCCAGAAGACGATCGCGTAGCCGGCGTCGTCGATGCCGCGCCGCCCGGCGCGCCCGGTCAGCTGCGTGTACTCGCCCGGCGTCAGGAACTCGTGGTGCTCCCCCGTGAACTTCGAGAGCTTCTCGATCACGACCGACCGCGCCGGCATGTTGATCCCGAGCGCGAGCGTCTCGGTCGCGAACACGACCTTCACGAGACCGGCGGCGAACGCCTCTTCGACCGCCTCCTTCATCGGCGGGACCATCCCCGCGTGGTGCGCGGCGACGCCCGACTCCAGCGCCGCCGCCCACCGCTCGTACCCGAGAAGGTCCAGATCGTCGTCGGCGAGCCCGTCGGTGTGGCGCTCGGCGATGCGCCGGATCTCGGCGCGCTCGTGTGACTCCGTCAACCGGACGCCGGCCGCGACGCACTGGTCCACCGCGGCGTCGCAGCCTGCCCGGCTGAACACGAAGAAGATCGCGGGCAGCATCTGCTCGCTCGCGAGCCGCTCGACGGTCTCGACGCGTCCGGGCGTCCGCAAGCGGAGCCGCGCTCGACCGCGTGGTCCCGCGCCGCGATGCCCGCGGGCGTCGAGTCGCGCTGCCTCGGGGTTCGGGCGCTCCTCGTCGTCGATGCGGACGAACGTCGGCAACAGGTGCAGCGCGTCGCTGCCACGCTCCCCCACCAGATAGAGGTTCGTGAGCTCGACGGGCCGGCGCTCCTCGATGACGGCGCGCGTCTCGCCGCGCACGGTGCGCAGCCAGTCCGCGAACTCCTCGGCGTTCGACACCGTCGCGGACAGGCACACGAGGTCGACCTCTGCTGGCAGGTGGATGATCACCTCCTCCCACACCGCGCCGCGGAAGCGGTCCTGGAGGTAGTGGACCTCGTCGAGGATCACGTAGCGCAACGAGTCGAGCGCGCTCGACGCGCCGTAGATCATGTTGCGCAGCACCTCGGTCGTCATGACGACGACCGGCGCGTCGCCGTTGAGCGAGTTGTCTCCCGTCAACAGGCCGACGCGCTCGGCGCCGTGCACGCGCGCGAGATCGTGGAACTTCTGGTTCGACAGCGCCTTGAGGGGCGTCGTGTAGAACGCCTTCGCCCCCTCCGCGAGCGCGCGTGCGATCGCGTACTCAGCGACGAGCGTCTTGCCCGAGCCCGTCGGCGCCGCGACGAGCACGGACTCGCCCGCGTCGAGCGCGTCGAGCGCGTGCTGCTGGAACGCGTCGAGCCCGAACCGCAGCCCCGACTCGAAGCTGTCGCGGAGGCGACCCGCGCGCGCCGGCGGGCCGGCGACGGTCACGGCGCGGCGCCGGCCTTCGTCGTCGGCGTGGTCGCGCGCGGCGCTGTCGTCGCCGTCGTCGCCGGGGCCGTCGTCGCGGGGACCGTCGTGGTGCTCGCCGGGTTCGACGTCTGCACGGTCACCGGGCTGTTGCCGGACGATCCGGTCGGCCACAGATACACGATGCCCGCCGTCGCCCCGACGATCACCACCGCGGCCGCGACGGCCTTGGCGATCTCGGCCTTCGGCCGCGGCGGCCGCCACGCGTCACGGGGATGCGCCCGCTTGCTCACGTCTCGGACTCTCCCACCTGCTCGCTCACCGTTTGAGGATCCTCCCGATGACGATGCACGCCTCGTAGAACACGTACATCGGGACGGCCATGAAGAACAGAGAGTACGGGTCCTGGCTCGGAGTGATCACCGCGGCGAAGATCACGATGATGAGGATCGCGGGACGCCGCCAGCGGCGGAGCTGCTCGGTGCGCAGCACGTGCGCGATGAGCAGGAACATCAGCACGACGGGGAACTCGAACGAGATCCCGAACGCGACGATCATCAGGCCGACGAGCGAGAGGTACTTGTCCGCCGTGAGCTGCGGCTGCAGCTGCGACCCGCCGATCCCGAGCAGGAACGACAGCGCCTTCGTCAGCGTCAGCAGCGCGACCCAACCGCCCAGCGCGAACAGCAGGATCGACGACAGCAGGAACGGGACGGCGTAGCGCTTCTCGTTGGGGTTCAGCCCCGGCGTGACGAACCGCCACAGCTGCCAGAGCCAGATCGGGACCGCCAGCACGATCCCGCCGTACGTCGCGATCTTGAGGCGGATGAGGAAGGCGTCGAGCGGCCCGAGGAAGATCAGGGCATTGCGCTTCCCGTGCGTCGCGTGCTCGTAGTAGTGGACGAAGAAGCGGATGATCGACGCCGAGAAGATGTAACAGACGATCGCGGCGCACAGGACGGCGATCAGCGAGATGAAGATCCGGCGCCGGAGCTCCGAGAGGTGCTCGACGACCGTCATGTGCGCGCCGGGCGTGCGCGGCTTCCTCCTGCGGAACGGATTGCGCACGAGGTGAGCTCAGGACGCGGCCGGCGGGCGTGGCGCGCGGAAACGTGACGGCGCGGCGGCCGCGCGAGTCGTCGCGACCACTGCCGCCGGCTTCACGGCGGCTGCCGGAGCGGTGGGCACGCGGGGCACGGAGGCCATCCTCGTCCCGGCCGGGGTCCGGAACCGGGAGGGCATCGCGCTCGGCGGCGGGCCGGGGACGGGACGGGCGGGCGCGCTGCGGAGCGGCCGGGGACGGGGTGCCGGCACGGGCGACGCCGGCAGCTCGGTCGGGACGGGGTGGAACGGCGAGCCGTCGGCCTCGTCGTCGTCGTGGAGGTCGAGGAGGTCGGCGACGTCGCCCCGCAGGTTCTCCTGGAGCTTGCGGATCTCGCGCATGCCCCGGCCGACCTGACGTGCGACCTCGGGGATCTTGTTCGGCCCGAACACGAGGAGCGCGACGAGGAGGATGACGAGGATCTCCGGACCGCCGAGGTTCACGGCTCGATCTTCCCCTCAGCTCCCTCGGGCCGGGCCCTCCCGGCCGTCCGGCCAGGGCCCGGCTTCGTCCGCACGGTTCCTCTCAGCTCCCTCGGGCCGGGCCCTCCCGGCCGTCCGGCCAGGGCCCGGCTTCGTCCGCACGGGTCCTCTCAGCTCCGTCGGGCCGATTGCTCCGGCTCGTCCTCCCGGCGTCCGGGGCACGCGGCGCCGATGCCGCGCCGGCCGGTGATGCTACCGCCGGGTCGTGAGATCTCCGTGTGCGCGGGTGCGGTGCGCCGCGTGGGACAGCTCCTGGCGGAGGGCGCCGATCGCGGGGCTCAGTCGGGTGCGGGTGCGGTGCAACGCCTCGACGGCAGGGACGGCCTCGGCCCGGATGCGGCGCAGCGCGACGACCGCCGTGACGATCCCGACCGCCGCGAACCCGAGGGGCAGGAGCCAGATCGTCGCCACGTCCGCAGGCTAGGCGCCCGGCGGCCGTGGGGTCCGGCGTGTCAGCGCGGGAGCGTCTTGCGGACGACCTCGGTCAGCTGGTCGAACCAGTCGTCCGCACGCAGGAGCATGTGGAAGTCGAGGAGGTCGTCCGGCGTGAGCGCGGGGCCCTCGTGGATCTCGGTGAGCTCGGCCGGGCGGCGCCACACCTGGAGACGCACACCGGAGGATACGAGCAGGTCGACGATCCGGCGGCTCGCCTCCTTCGCCACGGCACGCTCGCACTCGGGGCAACGGAAGCAGTACGACCCGCTCTCGTCGTCCGAGCACACCCGGACGGTGAGGTCGGACGCCCGCAGCTGGACGTCTCCGCAGCTCGGGCAGTTGGCTCGAATCGTCGTCACCGCAGTTCCCCTTACTCCTGTCCGCTGAGTCCAGATCGGCAGGGCTTCCGGGGGTCTTAAGCATTCGGGGAACGTCTCACGCAGCGTGGCGCCCGGGGGTCGGGCGGGTCGCGGGAGCGCGCGGTGTGCGACCATGCGCCGCCATGACGATCGGCTTCGCGCACCGGGGCGCGCGCGCCTACGAGCGCGAGAACACGATCGACGCCTTCCGCGTCGCGCTCGAGCAGGGCGCGACCGGTCTGGAGTCCGACGCATGGCTGGCGGCCGACGGCGAGGTCGTGCTCGTCCACGACGACGTCGTGCGCGCCGGGCTGCGACGGCTGCACGTCGGGCGCACGTCTTCCGACGAGCTCGCCGCGCACCGCGTGCCGCGACTCCGTGACCTGTACGAGACGCTCGGCACGGGCTTCGAGCTCTCGCTCGACGTGAAGGAGCACCGCGCCGCGCTGCCGATCGTCGACGTCGCGCGAGCCGCGGGCGACGGCGCACCCGCCCGCCTCTGGCTGTGCTCCGGCAACGCGGCGCTGCTCGAGGAGCTGCGCCATGCGGACGACGACGTCCGCCTCGTCCACTCGACGCGCCGCAAGCGCATCGCCGTGCCCGTCGAGCGCCACGCCGCGGAGCTGAAGCGGTTGCGCGTCGACGCGATCAACCTGCACTACACCGAGTGGACCAAGGGTCTCGTCGCGCTCTTCCACCGCTTCGGCGTGCGTGCCTTCGCGTGGGACACGCAGGAGACGCGCCAGCTCCGCGCCGTGCTCGAGATGGGGATCGACGCGGTCTACTGCGACCGCCCGGATCGGATGATGGCCGCGATCATCCAGTGGTCGTCGTGACGCGCCGATCCGTAACCCAACGAGCGGCGGCGAGCGGAGCAGCCCGGAGGGTGCGCAGCGAGCTCGCAGGAGCGGCGAGCTTGCTTGGCGCTCTGACTCGGTCAGGCGCCGAGCGCGACCAGATCACAAGAACCCGAGGCGGCTCAGCGGCCAGATGCGGACGAACACGCGCCCGACGATCAGCTTGCGCGAGATCGGGCCGAACACGGTCGAGTCCTTCGAGGACGGGCGGTTGTCGCCCAGCACGTAGTACGAGTGCGCGGGGACGTTCACCGGGCCGAAGGTCTTCGACTCGGTACCCGCGGGCAGGTACGGCTCCTTCAGCAACCGCCCGTCGACGTAGATGTGCCCGCCCCGCCCCTCGACGGTGTCGCCGGGCAGGCCGATGACCCGCTTCACGAGGTCCTGGATGTCGGCGGACTCGACGCCGGGCGGCGCCTTGAAGACGACGATGTCGCCGCGGTGCACCGGGTGCAGGTGGTAGCTGAGCTTGTTGACGAGCACGCGGTCGCCGACCTCGAGCGTCGGGACCATCGACGGCGACGGGATGTAGAACGCCTGGAACAGGAACGTCTTGATGACGAGCGCGATCCCGAGCGCGCACGCGATCAGGACGACCCACTCGACGATCTGCCGGCGCAGGTCCTTGCGTCGCCGGCCGCGCCGCCGACCCTCGGGGCCACCGCCGTCGGCCGGCGCGGGAAGGACGTCGGTGTGCCCGTCCGAGGTGAGCGCCGGCCCGTCGGGCTCCGGCCCCGGTGACCCGACGGTCACGAGGTCGTCTCGCGCGCGCAAGGGCGCGGGGAGGAGAGGGGGCTCGGCATGGACCGCCATCCTCGCACGTCCGCGTTGCCCCGCCCGCGCACGTGCGCCTCGTCACAGGCCGTCGTAGCGCGCCAGCAGCCGCCGTGCCGCGCGCGCCCCGGCATCGCGTTCTTCGCGGGGAGCGATCACCTCGCCGGCGGGCCCGAGCGCGAGGAGGAGCCGGTCGAGGAAGGCCCGCTCGCTGACGGCCAGCGTGACCGTGCAGCCGCCGCCGGGCTCGTCGACCACCTTCTCGGTCGGGTACGTCTCCGGCACCCAGCGCGCGGACGGCGCGAGCCGGAGCGTCACGCGCAGGTCGTCGGGCCGGGGGTGGTAGACGAGCTCCTCGACCCGCTCGGAGTCGGGTCGTGGCTCGAACCGCTGACCGGTCGGGCGGACGGCGCGGACGCGATCCGCGCGGAACAGCCGCTCCCCCGCCGCGCGATGGCAGTACGCCGCGACGTA
Coding sequences within it:
- a CDS encoding FAD-dependent thymidylate synthase; this encodes MLYVDEEFSEDEAAILRPYFSNLRGPVFALVNLPEVVKGALFARYSRSSKSLRRLFLDEFVGNLDLTGDLTVDATIGLRRAEELYERVFVEYGDDSVAQLGGVHLACEQASNLLTKVLEWGRLMAYLEQSTRYIPYDVRLGGRYRYWRDPAITSSAVGARYVADMDGFFDTYRSLLPVMLEWARDRYPKEPGDSDFVYKQTIKAKACDAIRGILPAATLSNVGIYGTGQAFEALLLRMRAHPLPEARSYADMMLHELRKVIPSFLSRVDRPERGVAWSRYLEDVRVDAADVAYRIFGAEPPEPRPAVTLTDFDPDGEDKVLAAICYPYTNLPEDQVLARVRRLGAEDKLAIMRAAVGERTNRRHKPGRAFERTSYRFDVLSDYGAFRDLQRHRMLTIEWQPLTPQHGYEVPDAVHEAGVVDHFDDAMQRSATLYDALAPHFPEHAPYAVSLAYRIRFVMQMNAREAFHLLELRSSPQGHPAYRRVAQEMHRLIAEEAGHRVIAEAMQFVDHGAYDLERLESERAAERRRTAPSS
- the tatC gene encoding twin-arginine translocase subunit TatC — translated: MRNPFRRRKPRTPGAHMTVVEHLSELRRRIFISLIAVLCAAIVCYIFSASIIRFFVHYYEHATHGKRNALIFLGPLDAFLIRLKIATYGGIVLAVPIWLWQLWRFVTPGLNPNEKRYAVPFLLSSILLFALGGWVALLTLTKALSFLLGIGGSQLQPQLTADKYLSLVGLMIVAFGISFEFPVVLMFLLIAHVLRTEQLRRWRRPAILIIVIFAAVITPSQDPYSLFFMAVPMYVFYEACIVIGRILKR
- a CDS encoding DEAD/DEAH box helicase, producing the protein MTVAGPPARAGRLRDSFESGLRFGLDAFQQHALDALDAGESVLVAAPTGSGKTLVAEYAIARALAEGAKAFYTTPLKALSNQKFHDLARVHGAERVGLLTGDNSLNGDAPVVVMTTEVLRNMIYGASSALDSLRYVILDEVHYLQDRFRGAVWEEVIIHLPAEVDLVCLSATVSNAEEFADWLRTVRGETRAVIEERRPVELTNLYLVGERGSDALHLLPTFVRIDDEERPNPEAARLDARGHRGAGPRGRARLRLRTPGRVETVERLASEQMLPAIFFVFSRAGCDAAVDQCVAAGVRLTESHERAEIRRIAERHTDGLADDDLDLLGYERWAAALESGVAAHHAGMVPPMKEAVEEAFAAGLVKVVFATETLALGINMPARSVVIEKLSKFTGEHHEFLTPGEYTQLTGRAGRRGIDDAGYAIVFWSPFVPFDQVAGLASRRTYALTSSFRPTYNMAVNLVHRYPRDVAHHLLNLSFAQYRTDRDTVTLERRLERDRELLARQLATGGIDAGDVDAYRRASERADLERRDDGRSRIAERLGRLRPGDVLLVGKRGGRVVVLRHARARGDQVLALTASRDLVQLRPRDFHEPPVALASIELPRPYAPKSPGFRREAADALRRVRLRAPQPRPRDDDGRSDRARDRGAVGRTRALAGVDRLQRDIERLERRIRGRSDTLARQFDRVLRVLEARGYVEGWSLTDAGRQLARLYTEADLLVAEALENGLFDDLDGPETAALASCFTYERRGPEAGRTALPRWPTSRLSRRWRELERLARDLAGDEDDAGLPETRPPDPGFAPVVHGWVAGEELADVLDDELTGGDFVRQVKQCIDLLRQVSEVAADPHVRAAAASAADACFRGVVAASSVVA
- a CDS encoding glycerophosphodiester phosphodiesterase, with the protein product MTIGFAHRGARAYERENTIDAFRVALEQGATGLESDAWLAADGEVVLVHDDVVRAGLRRLHVGRTSSDELAAHRVPRLRDLYETLGTGFELSLDVKEHRAALPIVDVARAAGDGAPARLWLCSGNAALLEELRHADDDVRLVHSTRRKRIAVPVERHAAELKRLRVDAINLHYTEWTKGLVALFHRFGVRAFAWDTQETRQLRAVLEMGIDAVYCDRPDRMMAAIIQWSS
- a CDS encoding twin-arginine translocase TatA/TatE family subunit; amino-acid sequence: MNLGGPEILVILLVALLVFGPNKIPEVARQVGRGMREIRKLQENLRGDVADLLDLHDDDEADGSPFHPVPTELPASPVPAPRPRPLRSAPARPVPGPPPSAMPSRFRTPAGTRMASVPRVPTAPAAAVKPAAVVATTRAAAAPSRFRAPRPPAAS
- the lepB gene encoding signal peptidase I, whose protein sequence is MTVGSPGPEPDGPALTSDGHTDVLPAPADGGGPEGRRRGRRRKDLRRQIVEWVVLIACALGIALVIKTFLFQAFYIPSPSMVPTLEVGDRVLVNKLSYHLHPVHRGDIVVFKAPPGVESADIQDLVKRVIGLPGDTVEGRGGHIYVDGRLLKEPYLPAGTESKTFGPVNVPAHSYYVLGDNRPSSKDSTVFGPISRKLIVGRVFVRIWPLSRLGFL